A region of Rhodohalobacter barkolensis DNA encodes the following proteins:
- the polX gene encoding DNA polymerase/3'-5' exonuclease PolX: MTNQEVAEKLREIYNLMQLAGENRFRAIAFDRAAQTIEGLNDEIAKHIEEGTLTDIKGIGKSIAEDILAYAETGTMPVLEDLKERVPKGLIEWLNISGLGPKNIVKIHQKLGITEIVELKEACQSGAVADLPGLGQKSADKIIKSIEYLEKFGQRARLDQALEIAEPVFEFVKNIDGVKQCEIAGSLRRSRETIGDIDILVAANTDDAEAIFDQFVNHELVVEVLGRGDTKSSVRTENGRQVDLRIVKPNEFPAALMYFTGSKEHNIVMRQRARERGMALNEYGLFKLNDEKETDFDQPVKTSSEEEIYEKLGLNFVPPEHREDRGEFEFYEEHKSMELVSDSDIKGVVHAHSTWSDGKYTIKQMAEACMERGYEYLGLTDHSKTAAYAGGLTTDEVKQQWEEIDRLNEEFKESGKKFKIFKGMESDILSDGSLDYPDEILAGFDFVIASVHSGLSMSLEDMMNRFENAIKNPYTRIVGHPTGRLLLKREESKLDLNRLIELAVEHNTVIEINASPWRLDLDWRYGNKAKEVGLITSINPDAHSVEGIDDIHYGVMIARKAKFEPARVLNTKSAEDFEKWCKKK, translated from the coding sequence ATGACCAACCAGGAAGTAGCCGAAAAACTCCGTGAAATTTATAACCTGATGCAGCTTGCCGGGGAGAACCGGTTTCGGGCTATAGCATTCGATCGGGCTGCTCAGACCATTGAGGGACTCAACGACGAGATCGCCAAGCATATTGAAGAAGGTACTCTCACCGACATCAAGGGAATCGGGAAGTCGATAGCTGAAGATATCCTGGCCTATGCGGAAACCGGAACCATGCCCGTGCTCGAAGATCTGAAAGAGCGCGTGCCAAAAGGGTTAATCGAATGGTTGAACATTTCGGGATTGGGTCCCAAGAACATTGTTAAAATTCACCAGAAACTGGGCATTACCGAAATCGTCGAACTGAAGGAGGCGTGCCAGAGCGGAGCGGTTGCTGATCTTCCAGGTTTAGGTCAGAAATCTGCTGACAAAATTATCAAATCGATTGAGTATCTGGAAAAATTCGGGCAGCGGGCCCGGCTCGATCAGGCTCTTGAAATCGCCGAACCGGTCTTTGAGTTCGTCAAAAATATTGATGGGGTAAAACAGTGTGAGATTGCCGGCTCACTTCGGAGATCCCGCGAAACTATTGGTGACATCGATATTCTTGTTGCGGCGAATACGGATGATGCCGAAGCCATTTTTGATCAATTTGTAAATCATGAGCTGGTCGTTGAAGTTTTGGGACGCGGTGATACAAAGAGTTCGGTTCGAACAGAAAATGGCCGACAGGTGGATCTGCGGATTGTAAAACCGAACGAGTTTCCTGCCGCTCTGATGTACTTCACCGGCAGTAAAGAGCACAATATCGTAATGCGTCAGCGGGCCCGCGAGCGTGGGATGGCTCTGAATGAATATGGACTTTTTAAGCTCAATGATGAAAAAGAAACCGATTTTGATCAGCCCGTAAAAACCTCATCTGAAGAAGAAATCTACGAAAAGCTTGGGCTGAATTTTGTACCGCCCGAACATCGGGAAGATCGCGGTGAGTTTGAGTTTTATGAGGAGCACAAATCGATGGAGCTGGTTTCTGATTCCGACATCAAAGGCGTAGTTCACGCCCACAGTACCTGGAGTGACGGAAAATATACCATCAAACAGATGGCCGAAGCGTGTATGGAACGTGGCTATGAATATCTTGGCCTGACCGATCACTCCAAAACAGCAGCCTACGCCGGAGGCTTGACGACCGATGAGGTAAAACAGCAGTGGGAGGAGATTGATCGGCTAAACGAGGAATTCAAAGAATCCGGGAAAAAGTTCAAGATCTTCAAAGGGATGGAGTCGGACATTTTAAGTGACGGCTCATTAGACTATCCCGATGAAATCCTCGCCGGATTCGATTTTGTGATTGCCAGTGTTCACAGCGGACTGAGTATGTCTCTGGAGGATATGATGAACCGTTTTGAGAACGCCATCAAAAATCCTTACACACGAATTGTGGGTCACCCAACCGGGCGTCTACTGCTGAAACGTGAAGAGAGCAAACTGGACCTCAACCGCCTGATTGAGCTTGCTGTTGAGCACAACACCGTAATCGAAATCAATGCCAGTCCATGGCGGCTCGATCTCGACTGGAGGTATGGAAACAAGGCGAAAGAAGTTGGCTTGATAACCTCCATCAACCCGGATGCCCACTCTGTAGAGGGAATTGACGATATTCACTACGGTGTGATGATCGCTCGAAAGGCAAAATTTGAGCCGGCACGGGTGCTGAATACTAAATCGGCTGAGGATTTTGAGAAGTGGTGTAAAAAGAAGTAG
- a CDS encoding DUF5686 and carboxypeptidase-like regulatory domain-containing protein, whose product MRFRLISFTILLLLTPVYVFSQTEISGTIYDGQTGETLPAATVILENSLRGTISNEEGKYSIQVDQLPVTIRVSYIGYESFNVVVDENSPRVIDVRLFPSVTQMEEIVVTDRDPGLTIMERVIERKKLWRANLDSYQSEAYTRQILENDTSIVSITESSSTLYWQKGEGHREIQKSTRQTSNINADENFAGVRYLPNFYDDNVEIAGYNIVGITHPDALSYYHFKLLETLQMDGVPVYKIEVTPKRKLQPTFKGVAFVLGRQYALVDVDLKPNEVVNFPPPVQDFDLSYKQQFSNYGRDFWLPVDMRIEGRIRIGLIGLQFPAINFKQVSRISDYQVNVSIPDSIFNNQDTFTKADTTYKEEVTFVEIPLTDEERRAYETIDSTQTMEEAFRPEGFLARMLDDEEEERSGPLSGIGNLFPDGVGLRAKYNRVEGVHIGLNYQNEISNLSLNTKIFGGYSFNSETWDYGTNLVKQIATLDRISLDLHLQYQQTMDTQYQSNNYTVGMNSFVTLIGGDDYFNYFRNEQLGVGVEVKNILDKTDLKIMGRHEIHRSTLTDEVVDFRLFDWVNERRLNPGISEGTVRSVSAEIGYNVQERNFGFAGNRQILLKGEFSNSALGSDFDFSSLMVSIDWNFGTFYQRRLFANTLDIHLSGGTILGTPPIQKLGSIDGSLSRFTPFSILKTKPYTPYVGNNFGLAVAEHNFRTIPFEILGLNYFVEKGWGIILFGGAGFAEGTDEFSGLSMQSDGIHSEAGVSLNSIFGILRLDFAKRLDAPGYFFGFSVPRYF is encoded by the coding sequence ATGAGATTTCGACTGATTAGTTTTACGATTCTACTGCTGCTTACCCCGGTTTATGTATTTTCTCAAACTGAAATTTCAGGAACCATTTATGATGGACAGACCGGTGAGACTCTGCCGGCGGCTACTGTTATTCTTGAAAATAGCCTTCGGGGAACAATTAGTAATGAAGAGGGGAAATATTCAATTCAGGTCGATCAGCTCCCGGTAACAATTCGTGTAAGTTACATCGGCTATGAAAGCTTCAACGTTGTGGTTGATGAAAACAGCCCCCGGGTAATTGATGTTAGATTATTTCCTTCAGTTACGCAGATGGAGGAAATTGTGGTTACCGATAGAGATCCCGGACTCACCATTATGGAGCGAGTGATTGAAAGGAAAAAGCTATGGCGGGCAAATTTAGATTCCTATCAATCGGAAGCATATACCCGGCAGATACTGGAAAATGACACGTCGATAGTATCTATTACAGAGAGTAGTTCAACGTTGTACTGGCAGAAGGGAGAAGGGCACAGGGAAATTCAAAAATCAACCCGCCAAACGTCCAATATAAACGCAGACGAAAATTTTGCAGGTGTCCGCTACCTACCTAATTTTTATGATGACAATGTTGAAATTGCCGGATATAACATTGTGGGCATTACTCATCCCGATGCACTTTCCTACTATCACTTCAAGCTTTTGGAAACACTGCAAATGGACGGTGTTCCGGTCTACAAAATTGAGGTGACTCCCAAAAGAAAACTCCAGCCAACATTTAAAGGCGTGGCTTTTGTACTTGGCAGGCAGTATGCCCTTGTGGATGTTGATTTAAAACCCAACGAGGTAGTGAATTTCCCACCTCCGGTTCAGGACTTTGATCTATCCTACAAGCAACAATTCAGTAACTATGGGAGGGATTTTTGGTTGCCGGTGGATATGAGAATTGAAGGGCGTATTCGTATAGGTTTAATCGGATTACAATTTCCGGCTATTAATTTTAAGCAGGTTTCCAGGATTTCTGATTATCAGGTCAATGTTTCTATACCTGATTCAATCTTTAATAATCAGGACACATTTACCAAGGCTGATACCACCTATAAGGAAGAAGTTACCTTTGTTGAAATACCTTTAACTGATGAAGAGCGTCGTGCATATGAGACGATAGACAGCACTCAGACTATGGAAGAAGCGTTCAGACCGGAGGGTTTTTTAGCCAGGATGCTTGATGATGAGGAAGAAGAAAGATCAGGCCCATTATCGGGTATTGGGAATCTTTTTCCTGATGGAGTAGGTCTACGGGCGAAGTATAATCGGGTAGAGGGTGTTCACATAGGATTGAATTATCAGAATGAGATCTCAAATCTTAGTTTAAATACTAAAATTTTCGGGGGCTATAGTTTTAACAGTGAAACATGGGATTATGGAACAAACCTCGTGAAGCAAATCGCAACGCTGGATAGGATAAGTCTGGATTTGCACTTGCAGTATCAGCAGACAATGGATACCCAGTATCAATCCAACAACTATACAGTTGGGATGAATAGTTTTGTGACCTTGATTGGAGGGGATGATTATTTCAACTATTTCCGAAATGAACAGCTTGGGGTAGGTGTTGAAGTCAAAAATATTTTAGACAAGACTGATCTGAAAATAATGGGTAGACACGAAATTCACCGGTCCACTTTAACTGATGAAGTTGTTGACTTCAGACTATTTGATTGGGTAAATGAAAGAAGGTTGAATCCGGGAATTTCGGAGGGAACGGTTCGATCCGTTTCAGCGGAAATTGGATATAATGTTCAGGAAAGAAACTTTGGATTTGCAGGAAATCGCCAGATTCTGTTAAAAGGGGAGTTTAGTAATTCTGCTTTAGGTAGTGATTTCGATTTTTCTTCACTTATGGTGAGCATTGACTGGAATTTCGGGACATTTTATCAACGCAGGCTGTTTGCCAATACGCTGGACATCCATCTATCCGGAGGTACGATATTGGGTACACCTCCAATTCAGAAACTGGGCTCAATCGATGGGTCACTGTCAAGATTTACCCCGTTCTCGATTTTAAAGACAAAACCTTACACGCCGTATGTGGGTAATAATTTTGGACTGGCCGTTGCGGAGCACAATTTCAGGACTATTCCCTTTGAAATTCTTGGATTGAACTATTTTGTAGAGAAGGGCTGGGGCATTATTCTCTTTGGAGGTGCCGGATTTGCTGAGGGAACAGATGAATTTTCCGGACTGAGTATGCAGTCGGATGGAATTCATTCTGAAGCCGGGGTAAGCCTGAATAGCATATTTGGAATATTGCGGCTCGATTTTGCAAAAAGACTAGATGCTCCGGGTTACTTTTTCGGTTTTAGTGTGCCACGGTATTTTTAG
- a CDS encoding OmpA family protein — translation MFKSPTYLFIGLLASVLVFQACGTGEPEGDPDPLTLEYLMSLSDEELMERDSDGDELSDYDEIYVYGTDPLAPDTDEDGLTDYEEVNTYGTDPLNSDSDDDGISDGDEVNVYGTDPLSADTDGDGISDGEEVDNYGTDPLDPDSDGDGLSDGEEVNELGTDPLDPDSDGDGFTDGQEIEMGSDPLDSNDPPYIEELNTINFDFDKSDIRDGDARKLSENVDQLMEVEAFRVRVDAYTDHIGGDQYNQRLSLRRANAVVNFYKDNGIAEDRIEYRGLGKAPVECAEAEKDSDTPGCEKNRRAESHPLNPYPFSPGN, via the coding sequence ATGTTTAAATCACCAACTTACTTATTCATTGGTTTGCTTGCCTCAGTGCTTGTTTTTCAAGCTTGCGGTACCGGCGAACCTGAAGGGGATCCAGATCCATTAACACTCGAATACCTCATGAGCCTCTCTGACGAAGAGCTGATGGAGCGTGACAGTGATGGAGACGAGCTTTCCGATTACGATGAAATCTACGTTTATGGTACAGACCCACTCGCACCGGACACGGATGAAGATGGACTTACTGACTACGAAGAAGTGAACACTTACGGAACTGATCCTTTAAATTCGGACAGCGACGACGACGGAATCTCTGATGGAGATGAAGTAAATGTTTACGGAACTGATCCGCTAAGTGCCGATACGGATGGAGACGGAATCTCTGACGGAGAGGAAGTAGATAACTACGGAACTGATCCGCTTGACCCCGATTCTGATGGAGATGGACTCTCTGACGGAGAAGAGGTTAATGAATTAGGAACTGATCCACTGGATCCAGATTCTGACGGAGACGGATTTACTGACGGTCAAGAAATTGAAATGGGATCAGATCCACTCGATTCAAATGACCCTCCCTATATTGAGGAATTGAATACCATCAACTTCGATTTTGACAAATCTGACATCAGAGATGGTGATGCAAGAAAACTTTCTGAAAACGTTGACCAATTGATGGAAGTTGAAGCTTTCAGAGTTCGTGTAGACGCTTATACTGACCACATTGGTGGCGACCAATACAACCAGCGACTTAGTCTGAGAAGAGCAAATGCAGTTGTTAATTTCTACAAAGACAACGGTATTGCAGAAGACAGAATCGAATACAGAGGTCTTGGAAAAGCTCCGGTAGAATGTGCTGAAGCTGAAAAAGATTCGGACACACCCGGTTGTGAGAAAAACCGACGTGCAGAGTCTCATCCTCTGAATCCATACCCATTCTCACCAGGAAACTAA
- a CDS encoding FecR family protein: MNFFNTIAPIFIFLLFGIGLVTEESVKADSPEREIAIVLHFDPNVDVKDSSKDTFDQPGRSLFSGDTLTTDEKGYALVTFMDQSVVKVCPLSELIIRGEMDRNQNENIRIDLNRGGVFLNVNRQVSSEFEITTASTMATVKGTSFGVISNGYYWVEQGMLEVMALQSGQTISVRKGMFAQVDESGTDITTGQLSEKELGRLNSQYNALDESLIQRRLIFSLRAANGQILEEGVEFNEPNNN; the protein is encoded by the coding sequence ATGAACTTTTTTAATACAATAGCCCCCATATTTATCTTTCTGCTCTTCGGAATTGGATTGGTAACCGAAGAATCGGTAAAGGCAGATAGCCCTGAAAGGGAAATCGCCATTGTTCTGCATTTTGATCCCAATGTTGATGTTAAAGATTCATCAAAGGATACATTTGACCAACCCGGTAGATCCCTTTTTAGCGGCGATACACTGACAACCGACGAAAAAGGATATGCACTGGTTACGTTTATGGATCAAAGCGTAGTAAAAGTATGTCCGCTATCAGAGTTGATAATCCGGGGTGAGATGGATCGTAATCAAAACGAAAATATCCGCATTGATCTGAACAGAGGTGGAGTTTTTCTAAATGTAAACCGGCAGGTTAGCAGTGAATTTGAGATTACTACTGCATCTACAATGGCTACCGTTAAAGGGACTTCTTTTGGCGTAATTTCTAACGGATATTATTGGGTTGAGCAAGGTATGCTTGAAGTGATGGCGTTACAATCCGGCCAAACTATATCGGTGCGCAAAGGTATGTTTGCACAGGTGGATGAGAGCGGAACGGATATTACAACGGGTCAGCTGAGTGAAAAAGAGCTTGGCAGGCTTAATTCGCAATACAACGCATTGGACGAATCGCTGATTCAAAGAAGGTTGATATTTAGTCTTCGCGCTGCGAATGGCCAAATTCTTGAAGAGGGTGTTGAGTTCAACGAGCCAAACAATAACTAA
- a CDS encoding tryptophan 2,3-dioxygenase: MSESKSLTYTSYLKVKELLELQQPESKPEEHDEMLFIIIHQVYELWFKQIMHEFDKLRADLETGNTWGATKTMRRVLTILKTMVSQIDILETMTPLEFNSFRGFLQSASGFQSVQFREMEIVCGMRSKHIIDVHKDQPELQQNLLDREKEFTLWESFCKYLQHRGHDIEIPERVNEHGLVFEPSDHNQTELVNIMNNDPEAAMLCELFIDYDEGLMEWRYRHVKMVERTIGTKKGTGGSDGAGYLHRTLNNPIFPDLWAIRSKF; this comes from the coding sequence ATGAGCGAATCCAAAAGTCTGACTTACACATCCTATCTGAAAGTAAAAGAGCTGCTTGAACTGCAGCAGCCGGAATCGAAACCGGAAGAGCACGATGAGATGCTTTTCATTATCATTCATCAGGTATACGAATTGTGGTTCAAACAGATCATGCATGAATTTGATAAGCTTCGTGCTGATCTGGAGACCGGAAATACCTGGGGCGCCACCAAAACGATGCGACGCGTGCTGACCATTTTGAAAACGATGGTCTCCCAAATTGACATCCTCGAAACAATGACTCCTTTAGAGTTCAACAGTTTCCGGGGATTTTTGCAGAGTGCCAGCGGGTTTCAGTCGGTACAGTTTCGCGAGATGGAGATTGTCTGCGGCATGAGATCAAAACACATCATCGATGTGCACAAAGACCAGCCGGAACTTCAACAGAATCTACTTGACCGGGAGAAAGAATTCACTCTCTGGGAAAGTTTTTGCAAATACCTGCAACACCGCGGTCATGACATTGAGATACCGGAACGGGTAAATGAGCATGGTTTGGTTTTTGAACCGTCTGATCACAATCAAACCGAGCTGGTCAATATTATGAACAACGACCCCGAAGCGGCCATGCTCTGCGAACTGTTTATCGATTACGACGAGGGACTGATGGAGTGGCGCTACCGCCACGTAAAAATGGTAGAGCGAACCATCGGCACCAAAAAAGGCACCGGTGGATCAGACGGCGCCGGGTATCTCCACCGAACATTGAATAACCCCATCTTCCCGGATCTTTGGGCGATTCGCTCGAAGTTTTAA